A window of the Bombina bombina isolate aBomBom1 chromosome 3, aBomBom1.pri, whole genome shotgun sequence genome harbors these coding sequences:
- the LOC128651552 gene encoding histone H2A, sperm-like has protein sequence MSGRGKKVTKPAAGKTSKSAKAGLQFPVGRIHRFLKKGNYAERIGSGSAIYMAATLEYLCAEVLELAGNAARDNKKSRILPRHIQLAVRNDEELAKLFDGITIADGGVLPNIHAQLLPKKTFKGSSSQEPKAAESQAF, from the coding sequence ATGTCTGGTCGTGGAAAGAAGGTCACCAAGCCTGCAGCTGGCAAGACATCCAAATCCGCTAAGGCAGGTCTCCAGTTCCCAGTCGGCCGAATCCACAGGTTCCTGAAGAAGGGAAACTATGCAGAGCGGATTGGGTCTGGATCTGCTATCTACATGGCAGCTACTCTGGAATATCTCTGCGCAGAGGTCTTAGAGCTGGCAGGAAATGCTGCCAGAGACAACAAGAAATCCAGGATTTTACCCAGACACATCCAGCTGGCAGTCAGGAATGATGAGGAACTGGCTAAGCTATTTGATGGCATCACTATTGCTGATGGGGGTGTCTTGCCAAACATCCATGCCCAGCTTCTACCAAAGAAAACCTTTAAAGGCTCCTCATCACAAGAACCTAAAGCTGCTGAATCTCAGGCTTTTTAA